The Candidatus Eisenbacteria bacterium region AGGACGGCTGGACGGCCGCGACCCGCGATGGGAGCCTGTCGGCGCACTTCGAGCACTCCGTTGCGGTGACCGCGAACGGACCGTATATTTTGACGCTTGCCTGAGGCCCCCCAATGAAAGTACGTGCATCGGTGAAGCCCATTTGTCGGAAGTGCAAGATCATCCGCCGGCACGGCGTCGTACGGGTGCTGTGCGAAAACCCGCGCCACAAGCAGCGCCAGGGCTGAGCGGGACGGAGGAGTAGCCGGATGGCACGCATCGCCGGAGTCGACCTGCCGCGCAACAAGCGGATGGAGATCGCGCTCACGTACATCTACGGAATCGGCCGCTCGGCGGCGCTCACGATCTGCACCGGGGCCGAAGTCGATCCCGGGCGCCGGACCGACGATCTCACCGACGACGAGGTGAACCGGATCCGCCGCGAGATCGACACGAACTTCAAGGTCGAGGGCGATCTGCGCCGCGAGGTCACGCAGCACATCAAGCGGCTCGTCGACCTCGGCTGCTACCGCGGTTTGCGGCATCGCAAGAACCTGCCCGTGCGCGGGCAGCGCACGCACACGAACGCGCGCACCCGCAAGGGTCCGCGCAAGACGGTCGCCGGCAAGAAGATGGCGCCGCCGAAGGGCTGAGGAGCACAGCGAGCATGGCCAAAGAGCCCGAGGGAGGCGCCGCCAAGGGCGCCGCGCCGGATGCCACCGCCTCCGCGCGACGGCGCAAGGCGAAGCGCGTCGTCGTGGAAGGCGTCCTGCACATCCACTCGACGTTCAACAACACCATCGTCACCGTCACCGACCAGCAGGGCAACGTGCTCGTGTGGTCGAGCGCGGGCCAGTGCGGATTCAAGGGGTCGCGCAAGGGCACGCCGTTCGCGGCGCAGGTGGCGGCCGAAGCCGCCGCACGCAAGGCGGCCGAGCTCGGCATGCGCCACCTTCAGGTCTACGTGAAGGGCCCGGGGGCGGGGCGCGAGTCGGCTCTCCGCAGCCTGCAGGCCGCGGGGTTCACCGTGAGCATCATCAAGGACGTGACCCCCATCCCCCACAACGGCTGCCGGCCCCCCAAGCGCCGGCGAGTCTGAGGACATAGCGTGGCACGATACACCGGAGCCGTCTGTCGCCAGTGTCGCCGGGAGGGGCTGAAGCTCTTCTTGAAGGGCGAGCGCTGCTACACCGACAAGTGCGCGATCGAGCGCCGCAACTACCCACCCGGGCAGCACGGGCAGGCGCGCCCGAAGTTCTCCGAGTATTCGATCCAGCTGCGCGAGAAGCAGAAGCTCCGCCGGATCTACGGCGTGCTCGAGGGGCAGTTCCGTCGCTATTTCCACATGGCGGACCGCGCCAGGGGCGTGACCGGCGAGACGCTGCTCCAGCTCCTCGAGCGGCGCCTCGACAACATGGTGTACCGGATGGGCTTCTCGACCTCGCGCGCGGAGGGTCGCCAGCTCGTGCGGCACGGCCACTTCACGGTGAACGGCCGCAAGGTCGACGTGCCCTCGTACCTGGTGAAGCCCGGCGACGTGGTCGCGGTGCGCGAGAAGAGCCGGCAGGTGGCCCGCATCCAGGAGGCGCTCGAGCTCGCCACGCGCCGCGGGATCCCGGATTGGCTCGAGGTGACGGCCGATCAGTTCGCGGGACGCGTGAAGGGGCTTCCGTCCCGGTCCGATCTCACCATGCCCATCAACGAGAAGCTGGTCGTCGAGCTCTATTCGAAGTAACGCCCGCGACGGGCGTTTCGACCAGAGGAAGGCGTAAATGGAGTTGCAGGAAAGCGAGATCTCTCCGCCGACGACCGTTCAGCAGAGCAACTGGCGCGAGCTCATCAAGCCGAAGCGTCTCGAGGTGGACGACAAGAGCCTCACCCCGACGTACGGCAAGTTCTTCGCCGAACCGTTCGAGCGCGGCTACGGCACGACGGTCGGCAATGCGCTGCGCCGCGTGCTGCTGTCGTCGCTCCAGGGTGCGGCCATCGCGGCGGTGCGGGTGAACGGGGTGCTGCACGAGTTCTCG contains the following coding sequences:
- the rpmJ gene encoding 50S ribosomal protein L36; the protein is MKVRASVKPICRKCKIIRRHGVVRVLCENPRHKQRQG
- the rpsM gene encoding 30S ribosomal protein S13 translates to MARIAGVDLPRNKRMEIALTYIYGIGRSAALTICTGAEVDPGRRTDDLTDDEVNRIRREIDTNFKVEGDLRREVTQHIKRLVDLGCYRGLRHRKNLPVRGQRTHTNARTRKGPRKTVAGKKMAPPKG
- the rpsK gene encoding 30S ribosomal protein S11 — encoded protein: MAKEPEGGAAKGAAPDATASARRRKAKRVVVEGVLHIHSTFNNTIVTVTDQQGNVLVWSSAGQCGFKGSRKGTPFAAQVAAEAAARKAAELGMRHLQVYVKGPGAGRESALRSLQAAGFTVSIIKDVTPIPHNGCRPPKRRRV
- the rpsD gene encoding 30S ribosomal protein S4, with translation MARYTGAVCRQCRREGLKLFLKGERCYTDKCAIERRNYPPGQHGQARPKFSEYSIQLREKQKLRRIYGVLEGQFRRYFHMADRARGVTGETLLQLLERRLDNMVYRMGFSTSRAEGRQLVRHGHFTVNGRKVDVPSYLVKPGDVVAVREKSRQVARIQEALELATRRGIPDWLEVTADQFAGRVKGLPSRSDLTMPINEKLVVELYSK